One Pyrus communis chromosome 4, drPyrComm1.1, whole genome shotgun sequence genomic region harbors:
- the LOC137730682 gene encoding uncharacterized protein, with protein MGEVGVAASGSVVGGRGGSSKFAPRHPLSPFAVVGLRNLRALEFGIITIRKKRSAERLVTECLVSKMADYKGKAVTADATSGAMIFEPIVEDGIFRFDCSANDRNAAHPSVSFTNSKDRETPIMNHNTPSYVPSFECLLGQQIVKLELPSGTSFYGTGEVSGQLERTGKRVFTWNTDAWGYGPGTTSLYQSHPWVLAVLPTGEALGILADTTRRCEIDLRKESMIQFIAPSSYPVITFGPFASPDAVLISLSHVIGTVFMPPKWSLGYHQCRWSYDSDKKVQEITRTFREKGIPCDVIWMDIDYMDGFRCFTFDKERFPDPKSLVRGLNQNGIKAIWMLDPGIKQEDGYFVYDSGCKSDVWISRADGRPFVGNVWPGPCVFPDYTQAKVRSWWSNLVKDFTLNGVDGIWNDMNEPAVFKTVTKTMPESNIHKGDDELGGCQNHSHYHNVYGMLMARSTYEGMKLGNEKKRPFVLTRAGFSGSQRYAATWTGDNLSTWEHLHMSISMVLQLGLSGQPLSGPDIGGFGGNATPKLFGRWMGIGSMFPFCRGHSEMDTIDHEPWSFGEECEEVCRLALIRRYRLLPHIYTLFYMAHTTGTPVASPTFFADPKDSSLRKLENSFLLGPLLIIASTEPGQGMDSLQFTLPKGIWLSFDFGDSHPDLPALYLQGGAIIPVAPPHQHLGESNQLEDLTLLVALDEDGKAKGVLYEDDGDGYEFMNGGFLLTHYVAELQSSTVTVKVLKTEGSWKRPKRRLHVQLLLGGGAMVDTWGNDGEVLQIVMPLEQEVGKLVSTSEKQYRTRLETAKPIPDVEVTSAHKGIELSRIPIELKGGDWDIKVVPWIGGRIISMMHCPSGTQWLHSRVDINGYEEYSGTEYRSAGCTEEYNVTERNLEHAGEEESILLEGDIGGGLVLQRQLNIPKNDPKVFRIDSSIIACKVGAGSGGYSRLVCLRVHPMFTLLHPTESYVSFTAIDGSKHEIWPESDEQLFQGDLLPNGEWMLMDKCVGLGLVNRFDVSQVYKCLIHWGTGTVNLELWSEDRPVSKQSPLRIAHEYEVVTLP; from the exons AAAGAAGAGGTCTGCTGAAAGGTTGGTTACTGAATGTTTGGTATCTAAAATGGCTGATTACAAAGGGAAGGCAGTCACTGCAGATGCCACATCAGGAGCTATGATTTTCGAGCCTATTGTTGAGGATGGAATATTCCGATTTGATTGCTCTGCAAATGATCGAAATGCAGCACATCCTAGTGTCTCTTTTACTAATAGCAAGGATAGAGAAACACCAATAATGAATCACAACACACCTTCATATGTCCCAAGTTTCGAATGCCTTTTGGGGCAGCAGATTGTCAAACTTGAG CTTCCTTCCGGGACCTCTTTCTATGGAACTGGGGAAGTTAGTGGGCAACTTGAGCGAACAGGGAAAAGA GTTTTTACTTGGAACACGGATGCATGGGGCTATGGTCCTGGAACTACATCATTGTACCAGTCACATCCTTGGGTGCTGGCTGTTCTTCCAACTGGAGAGGCATTAGGAATTCTTGCTGATACAACACGGCGCTGTGAG ATTGATCTGAGGAAAGAATCGATGATACAGTTCATTGCTCCATCCTCTTATCCGGTCATTACATTTGGTCCATTTGCTTCACCTGATGCTGTTTTGATATCTTTATCGCATGTAATTG GGACTGTATTTATGCCCCCAAAGTGGTCCTTAGGCTATCATCAATGCCGTTGGAGCTATGACTCTGATAAGAAAGTTCAAGAG ATTACAAGAACATTTCGAGAGAAGGGTATTCCTTGTGATGTCATATGGATGGATATTGATTACATGGATGGCTTTCGTTGTTTCACTTTTGACAAG GAGCGCTTTCCAGATCCGAAATCATTGGTAAGGGGTCTAAATCAAAATGGTATCAAGGCAATCTGGATGCTTGACCCAGGGATAAAACAGGAAGATGGTTATTTTGTCTATGATAGTGGTTGTAAAAGTGATGTCTGGATTTCTAGGGCAGATGGAAGACCATTTGTTG GGAACGTGTGGCCTGGGCCTTGTGTTTTTCCAGACTACACACAGGCAAAAGTTCGATCTTGGTGGTCCAATTTAGTCAAAGATTTCACTTTAAATGGTGTTGATGGAATATGGAATGATATGAATGAACCAGCCGTTTTTAAG ACTGTCACAAAAACGATGCCCGAGAGCAATATTCATAAGGGGGATGATGAACTTGGAGGGTGTCAGAATCATTCACACTATCACAAT GTCTATGGCATGCTGATGGCAAGGTCTACTTATGAAGGAATGAAGCTGGGTAATGAAAAAAAACGCCCTTTTGTTCTCACCAGAGCTGGATTTAGTGGTAGCCAACGGTATGCTGCAACGTGGACAGGAGATAATCTTTCAACTTGGGAGCACCTCCATATGAGCATTTCCATGGTTCTTCAATTG GGACTTAGTGGTCAGCCACTATCAGGGCCTGATATTGGTGGTTTTGGTGGAAATGCAACACCCAAGCTCTTTGGACGGTGGATGGGTATAGGTTCTATGTTTCCCTTTTGCCGTGGGCACTCTGAAATGGACACCATTGACCATGAGCCCTGGTCGTTTGGGGAAGAG TGTGAAGAAGTATGCCGATTGGCATTAATTAGGCGCTACCGTCTTCTACCACATATTTACACTCTCTTCTATATGGCTCATACAACGGGCACTCCAGTGGCAAGTCCTACATTTTTTGCTG ATCCCAAGGACTCCAGCTTAAGGAAATTGGAGAATTCTTTTTTGTTGGGTCCACTTCTAATCATTGCCAG CACTGAGCCTGGTCAGGGGATGGATAGTTTGCAGTTCACATTGCCCAAAggaatttggttgagttttgattttggtgattCACATCCG GATTTACCAGCTTTATATTTGCAAGGTGGAGCAATTATTCCCGTGGCTCCTCCTCATCAGCATCTTGGCGAATCTAATCAATTAGAAGACTTGACACTCCTTGTGGCTTTAGATGAAGATG GGAAAGCTAAAGGTGTTCTATACGAAGATGATGGTGATGGATACGAGTTCATGAATGGGGGATTCTTGTTGACACACTATGTTGCTGAACTTCAATCTTCTACTGTTACTGTTAAAGTTTTAAAAACTGAAGGATCTTGGAAGAGGCCAAAACGTCGGCTGCATGTTCAATTATTGCTTGGTGGAGGGGCAATG GTTGATACATGGGGCAATGATGGAGAGGTTCTTCAAATTGTAATGCCTTTAGAACAGGAAGTTGGGAAGCTGGTTTCCACTAGTGAGAAGCAATACCGAACTCGTTTGG AAACTGCCAAGCCTATTCCAGATGTGGAAGTGACTTCTGCGCACAAAGGAATAGAACTTTCAAGGATTCCTATTGAACTGAAAGGTGGTGATTGGGATATTAAAGTCGTTCCCTGGATTGGTGGTAGAATTATTTCCATGATGCACTGTCCTTCAG GGACACAGTGGCTTCACAGTAGAGTTGACATTAATGGGTATGAAGAGTATAGTGGTACTGAGTACCGCTCTGCTGGATGTACCGAGGAATACAATGTTACAGA ACGGAATCTTGAGCATGCTGGAGAGGAGGAATCTATTCTGTTAGAAGGTGATATTGGGGGTGGTTTGGTTCTCCAACGACAGTTAAATATTCCAAAGAATGATCCCAAGGTTTTCCGAATTGACTCTAGCATTATAGCATGCAAAGTTGGTGCTGGTTCTGGTGGATATTCAAG GCTGGTCTGCCTGAGAGTACACCCGATGTTCACCCTCTTGCACCCTACAGAATCTTATGTCTCATTTACAGCTATCGATGGGTCAAAGCATGAAATTTGGCCTGAATCCGATGAGCAGTTGTTTCAAGGGGATTTACTGCCTAATG GTGAATGGATGCTCATGGATAAATGCGTTGGGTTGGGGCTTGTGAATCGCTTTGACGTTAGCCAAGTTTACAAGTGCCTAATCCACTGGGGAACTGGAACTGTTAATTTGGAGCTGTGGTCCGAGGACAGGCCGGTTTCTAAGCAATCACCTCTTAGAATTGCCCACGAGTACGAGGTTGTGACACTCCCGTAG
- the LOC137730683 gene encoding ubiquinol oxidase 2, mitochondrial-like translates to MMMASRRHAANSMAGTVRLFTTASATNKSLMAAAGHLLPLNYLHSGCGGALVRSASTSAATVDVAAEGHNTTAPSTAGHGGGKDDEKGITSYWGVGPTKVTKQDGTEWKWTCFRPWEAYKADVSIDLKKHHVPTTLLDRMAYWTVKSLRWPTDLFFQRRYGCRAMMLETVAAVPGMVGGMLLHCKSLRRFEHSGGWIKALLEEAENERMHLMTFMEVANPKWYERALVFAVQGVFFNAYFVGYMASPKFAHRMVGYLEEEAIHSYTEFLKELDKGNIENVPAPAIAIDYWQLPPDSTLRDVVTVVRADEAHHRDVNHFASDIHYKGQQLRESPAPIGYH, encoded by the exons ATGATGATGGCGAGCCGAAGACACGCGGCGAACTCGATGGCGGGCACAGTACGGCTGTTCACCACTGCAAGCGCTACCAATAAGTCTCTGATGGCTGCTGCCggtcatcttcttcctctgaaTTATCTTCATAGCGGTTGTGGTGGTGCCCTAGTCCGGAGTGCTAGCACCAGTGCTGCAACTGTCGACGTGGCTGCAGAGGGTCATAACACTACGGCCCCTTCAACTGCTGGCCACGGCGGTGGTAAGGATGATGAGAAGGGGATCACCAGCTACTGGGGTGTGGGACCCACCAAAGTCACCAAGCAAGATGGAACCGAATGGAAGTGGACTTGCTTTAGG CCATGGGAGGCGTACAAAGCGGACGTCTCGATAGATCTGAAGAAGCATCACGTGCCAACGACTTTGTTGGACAGAATGGCTTACTGGACCGTCAAATCTCTCCGATGGCCTACTGATCTATTCTTCCAG AGGCGGTATGGGTGCCGAGCAATGATGCTAGAAACAGTGGCAGCAGTTCCCGGAATGGTAGGAGGGATGTTGCTGCACTGCAAGTCCCTACGGCGGTTCGAGCACAGCGGAGGGTGGATCAAAGCTCTGCTGGAAGAAGCCGAGAACGAGCGAATGCACCTCATGACATTCATGGAAGTAGCCAACCCCAAGTGGTACGAGCGTGCCCTCGTCTTTGCGGTTCAAGGCGTCTTCTTCAACGCCTACTTCGTAGGGTATATGGCTTCCCCAAAATTCGCTCATCGAATGGTTGGGTACCTTGAGGAGGAAGCAATCCACTCGTACACTGAGTTCCTCAAGGAGCTGGATAAAGGGAACATAGAGAATGTGCCAGCTCCGGCGATTGCCATTGATTACTGGCAGCTGCCACCTGACTCGACTCTGAGAGACGTTGTCACGGTTGTTAGGGCGGATGAGGCACACCACCGCGATGTCAATCACTTTGCATCG GATATACACTACAAGGGACAGCAACTGAGGGAATCACCAGCTCCAATTGGTTATCACTGA